From the Neobacillus sp. PS3-34 genome, the window TCCATTCTTTTGGGCGGGAAGCTCGCAGCCTGCTTGATACTTCCCGAGAAACGCTTGCAAAAAGCATTGGAGCAAAAGAGAATGAAATTATTTTTACAGGCGGAGGGACGGAAGCGGATAATCTTGCCATCCTGGGTGTGGCCGAAGCGTATCAGTCTAACGGCAAGCATATTATTACTACACAAATCGAACACCATGCTGTCCTCCATACGTGCCAAAAGCTCGAGAAAATGGGATATGAGGTTACCTATTTGCCGGTGGATAAAATAGGGAGAATTTCTGTTAATGATTTAAGTGCCGCTCTTAGGGATGATACGATTCTGGTTACAGTTATGTATGGAAACAATGAAGTAGGAACTCTTCAGCCAATTAGGGAAATCGGCGAGCTATTACAGGGACACCAGGCTAAATTCCATACAGATGCTGTCCAGGCTTACGGTCTTGAGAAAATTGACGTAACGGAGTGCCTGATTGATTTAATGTCGGTGTCCGCCCACAAAATTAATGGTCCAAAGGGAATGGGATTTCTTTATGCCAAAGATGGTGTAAAGCTGTCACAGCGTCTGTTTGGCGGTGAACAGGAAAGAAAGAGGCGTGCAGGAACGGAAAATACTGTTTCGATTGCTGGCTTCAGGGAAGCGGTTCTCATTGCGCAGAAGGACCAGGAAATAAAAAGGGAAGCATACCGGCAGTATAAAGAAATATTTATTGAAAAGCTTCAGCAGCTAGGCGTGGATTTTGAGCTGAACGGATTACTTGATAATTCACTGCCCCATGTATTAAACTTAAGCTTTCCCGGGACAAATGTTGAAGCGATGCTCGTAAACCTTGATTTGGCAGGCATTGCCGTTTCAAGTGGATCAGCATGCACTGCTGGATCCATTGAGCCTTCACATGTTCTTGTTGCTATGTTTGGAAAACAGTCCGAGCGTCTAATCAATTCGATCCGTTTTAGCTTCGGCCTTGGTACTGACGAAAATCAAGTACTAAAAGCTGCAGAGGAAACGGCGAAAATTGTTAACCGCTTGAAAAAATAAACTCTAGGCTATTTTGCTGTAATGTGAGGTGAAATTTATGGAAAAGAAGGATCCTAAGGATACACGGGTTGTTATTGGCATGTCCGGAGGGGTGGATTCCTCTGTTGCGGCTCTTTTATTAAAGCAGCAGGGCTATGATGTTATCGGTATATTCATGAAAAACTGGGATGATACGGATGAAAATGGAGTATGCACTGCGACTGAGGACTACAACGATGTGATCCGGGTATGCAATCAAATTGGCATCCCTTATTATGCTGTGAATTTTGAAAAACAATATTGGGAAAAGGTGTTTACCTATTTCCTGGATGAATATAAAGCGGGAAGAACTCCGAATCCCGATGTCATGTGTAACAAAGAAATTAAATTCAAGGCATTTTTAGAGCATGCCATAAAACTTGGCGCGGATTACCTGGCAACCTGCCACTACGCCCAGGTAGAATTCAGGGATGGGGAATATAAAATGCTCCGCGGCCTTGATGAAAATAAAGACCAGACGTATTTCCTTAACCAGCTGACACAGGATCAGCTTAGCAAGGTAATGTTTCCAATAGGAAACCTGGAAAAACCAAGGGTGAGAGAGCTTGCTACTGAGGCTGGCCTTGCCACAGCAGCAAAGAAAGACAGTACAGGCATTTGCTTTATTGGTGAAAGAAACTTTAAGGAGTTCCTGGCGCAATACCTTCCTGCCCAGCCCGGCAATATGGAAACGCTGGAAGGGGAAATAAAGGGAAAACACGATGGATTGATGTACTATACGATCGGCCAGCGCCACGGGCTTGGCATAGGCGGCTCAGGCGATCCCTGGTTTGCCATTGGTAAAGACCTTGAACGA encodes:
- a CDS encoding cysteine desulfurase family protein, whose protein sequence is MERIYMDHAATSPMHPRVIEKMMEVMNSQFGNPSSIHSFGREARSLLDTSRETLAKSIGAKENEIIFTGGGTEADNLAILGVAEAYQSNGKHIITTQIEHHAVLHTCQKLEKMGYEVTYLPVDKIGRISVNDLSAALRDDTILVTVMYGNNEVGTLQPIREIGELLQGHQAKFHTDAVQAYGLEKIDVTECLIDLMSVSAHKINGPKGMGFLYAKDGVKLSQRLFGGEQERKRRAGTENTVSIAGFREAVLIAQKDQEIKREAYRQYKEIFIEKLQQLGVDFELNGLLDNSLPHVLNLSFPGTNVEAMLVNLDLAGIAVSSGSACTAGSIEPSHVLVAMFGKQSERLINSIRFSFGLGTDENQVLKAAEETAKIVNRLKK
- the mnmA gene encoding tRNA 2-thiouridine(34) synthase MnmA, giving the protein MEKKDPKDTRVVIGMSGGVDSSVAALLLKQQGYDVIGIFMKNWDDTDENGVCTATEDYNDVIRVCNQIGIPYYAVNFEKQYWEKVFTYFLDEYKAGRTPNPDVMCNKEIKFKAFLEHAIKLGADYLATCHYAQVEFRDGEYKMLRGLDENKDQTYFLNQLTQDQLSKVMFPIGNLEKPRVRELATEAGLATAAKKDSTGICFIGERNFKEFLAQYLPAQPGNMETLEGEIKGKHDGLMYYTIGQRHGLGIGGSGDPWFAIGKDLERNVLYVGQGFHNEKLYSHSINAVNISWVSDAAKPETFVCTAKFRYRQEDNKVTVKVLDNNRAEVIFAEPIRAVTPGQAVVFYHGDECLGGGTIDDVFKDGKRLTYVG